In Streptomyces sp. NBC_01717, one DNA window encodes the following:
- a CDS encoding DUF2470 domain-containing protein, which yields MPSAAERTRTLVQSTCSAVLLIPGLTTAGFDQLVPLDRSVGPEGDLFLEFPADSPAVRAATRAQDDELTAVLEITDVAPVSVPHRIRGRGWISGWLTSVPGMAGPGRMMLRLETGEAYVDDLWGAQDVEPEEFRDAAADPLVAHEAELLQHLHAAHGEQVALLCGLLGERADGSCAAHRPSVVPVALDRHGLRVRFCEADGRCFDARFEFPEPVRDVTGLRHAMHTLFEAAAR from the coding sequence ATGCCGTCAGCAGCCGAGCGCACACGAACTCTCGTACAGAGTACCTGTTCGGCGGTACTGCTCATCCCCGGGCTGACCACAGCCGGTTTCGACCAGCTGGTGCCGCTGGACCGCAGCGTAGGCCCCGAGGGCGATCTGTTCCTCGAGTTTCCCGCCGATTCCCCGGCCGTACGGGCCGCCACGCGCGCCCAGGACGACGAACTGACCGCCGTGTTGGAGATCACGGACGTCGCACCGGTCTCCGTACCGCACCGCATCCGTGGCCGCGGCTGGATCTCCGGATGGCTCACCTCCGTACCGGGCATGGCCGGGCCCGGACGGATGATGCTGCGGCTGGAGACCGGTGAGGCGTACGTCGACGATCTGTGGGGCGCCCAGGACGTCGAACCGGAGGAATTCCGGGACGCCGCCGCCGACCCGCTCGTCGCCCACGAGGCGGAGCTGCTGCAGCATCTGCACGCGGCGCACGGCGAACAGGTGGCGCTGCTGTGCGGGCTGCTGGGAGAGCGGGCGGACGGCAGCTGCGCGGCCCACCGGCCCTCGGTCGTGCCGGTCGCGCTCGACCGGCACGGGCTGCGGGTGCGCTTCTGCGAGGCCGACGGGCGGTGCTTCGACGCACGCTTCGAATTCCCCGAGCCGGTGCGCGACGTCACCGGACTGCGCCACGCGATGCACACACTGTTCGAAGCGGCCGCACGCTGA
- the rpsD gene encoding 30S ribosomal protein S4: protein MPNQSRPKVKKSRALGIALTPKAVKYFEARPYPPGEHGRGRKQNSDYKVRLLEKQRLRAQYDISERQMARAYDRAKKAEGKTGEALVVELERRLDALVLRSGIARTIYQARQMVVHGHIEVDGRKVDKPSFRVRPDNIVMVRERSRDKHPFQVAREGGYAPDGETPRYLQVNLKALAFRLDRDPNRKEIPVICDEQLVVEYYAR, encoded by the coding sequence GTGCCTAATCAGTCGCGTCCCAAGGTCAAGAAGTCTCGTGCGCTCGGCATCGCCCTGACGCCGAAGGCCGTCAAGTACTTCGAGGCCCGCCCCTACCCGCCGGGCGAGCACGGCCGTGGCCGCAAGCAGAACTCGGACTACAAGGTCCGTCTGCTCGAGAAGCAGCGTCTGCGCGCCCAGTACGACATCAGCGAGCGCCAGATGGCGCGCGCCTACGACCGCGCCAAGAAGGCCGAGGGCAAGACGGGCGAGGCGCTCGTCGTCGAGCTCGAGCGCCGTCTCGACGCGCTGGTCCTGCGTTCGGGCATCGCCCGCACGATCTACCAGGCCCGCCAGATGGTCGTCCACGGCCACATCGAGGTCGACGGCCGCAAGGTCGACAAGCCGTCCTTCCGCGTCCGTCCCGACAACATCGTGATGGTCCGCGAGCGCAGCCGCGACAAGCACCCCTTCCAGGTGGCCCGCGAGGGTGGTTACGCCCCCGACGGCGAGACCCCGCGCTACCTGCAGGTGAACCTGAAGGCCCTGGCCTTCCGCCTGGACCGGGACCCGAACCGCAAGGAGATCCCGGTGATCTGCGACGAGCAGCTCGTCGTCGAGTACTACGCCCGCTGA
- a CDS encoding ATP-binding protein, giving the protein MRRSQRPSPDDSPDAPSPGTTARGNLPAELNRFVGRDEELADLGRLLTESRLVTVVGVGGVGKTRCAVRAAALLEKRYCDGVRLVELSAVHDPGLLEHAVIDALGLTDHTGRPPRTTLLEHLTGRRLLLVIDGFEHLVDACAELVCALLRRAPQLRVLAAGRRPLELDGEVTYPLAPMAEEDAMTLFAERAAAVCPGFRLTEDNRGSARELCRRLDGIPLALELAAGRLRALSTEQVLQRLDDRFRLLTGASRSAQARHQTLRTAIGWSHELCAPEQRLLWARLSVFAGQFDLEAVEYICSSPELPAESVLDVLTGLLAQSVVLREDSAVGTRYRMLDTVREYGAEWLAATGDTDRLRRRHRDWFLGLATWCELDWFSPRQGEVAARAESELPNLRQAMECSLECPDEAHLAQYLAGTLWFLWVGCGRLSEGRHWLNHVLEEETPYEPSRLKALWVLGYVAVLQGDAVGAISALHECREEADRTGDATAQAYAVHRTGCLALVTDDMVRAEELLQDALRRYRDLGELNSNVLMAQIELAMAVGFRGDLEAAAEICQEVREVCEDRGERWALSYALFVLAYAQLQQGRPECARELLRESLAIGHTFHDLLGSVLAMELLALVTAVEGDAAEAAVLQGAAERIWPSVGLPLFGSAYYGRPRAECERLARRELGDARYESGRRAGAQLDPDAAVARALACRPVDRPGVKAQRRGPVPAPDGRTRKPAASPASGRGGPERW; this is encoded by the coding sequence ATGCGACGCTCCCAGCGCCCCTCCCCGGACGACTCCCCCGACGCTCCGAGCCCGGGCACCACGGCCCGTGGCAATCTCCCGGCGGAACTGAACCGATTCGTGGGACGTGACGAGGAGCTGGCCGACCTGGGCCGTCTGCTGACGGAATCGAGACTGGTCACCGTGGTCGGGGTGGGTGGCGTGGGGAAGACCCGATGTGCCGTCCGGGCTGCGGCTCTCCTGGAGAAACGGTACTGCGACGGGGTCCGGCTGGTGGAGCTGTCCGCCGTCCACGACCCCGGGCTGCTGGAACATGCCGTGATCGATGCGCTGGGACTCACCGATCACACCGGTCGCCCGCCCCGCACGACACTTCTCGAACATCTCACCGGACGCCGGCTCCTGCTGGTCATCGACGGCTTCGAGCATCTTGTCGACGCCTGCGCCGAGTTGGTGTGCGCGCTGCTGCGCAGGGCCCCGCAGCTGCGGGTGCTGGCCGCCGGACGGCGGCCCCTGGAGCTGGACGGTGAGGTCACCTATCCGCTAGCGCCGATGGCCGAAGAGGACGCGATGACGCTGTTCGCGGAACGGGCCGCGGCGGTGTGCCCGGGGTTCCGGCTGACGGAGGACAACCGCGGATCGGCGCGGGAGCTGTGCCGTCGGCTGGACGGGATCCCGCTCGCGCTGGAACTGGCCGCCGGACGGCTTCGCGCCCTGTCCACGGAACAGGTGCTGCAGCGCCTGGACGACCGCTTCCGGCTGCTGACCGGTGCCAGCCGCAGCGCGCAGGCACGCCACCAGACGCTCCGTACGGCCATCGGCTGGAGCCATGAGCTGTGCGCCCCGGAGCAGCGGCTGTTGTGGGCGCGGCTGTCGGTATTCGCCGGGCAGTTCGATCTGGAGGCCGTCGAGTACATCTGCAGCAGCCCCGAGCTGCCGGCCGAGTCGGTGCTCGATGTGCTGACGGGGCTGCTGGCGCAGTCCGTGGTGCTGCGCGAGGACTCGGCGGTGGGCACCCGCTACCGGATGCTGGACACGGTGCGCGAGTACGGCGCCGAGTGGCTGGCCGCCACCGGCGACACGGACCGGTTACGACGGCGCCACCGGGACTGGTTCCTGGGGCTCGCCACCTGGTGCGAGCTCGACTGGTTCAGCCCACGGCAGGGCGAGGTCGCGGCCCGGGCCGAGAGCGAACTGCCCAATCTGCGCCAGGCGATGGAGTGTTCGCTGGAGTGCCCGGACGAGGCCCATCTCGCGCAGTACCTGGCGGGCACGCTCTGGTTCCTCTGGGTCGGCTGCGGGCGCCTCTCGGAGGGGCGGCACTGGCTGAACCACGTACTGGAGGAGGAGACGCCGTACGAACCCTCCCGGCTCAAGGCGCTGTGGGTGCTCGGGTATGTGGCCGTGCTGCAGGGGGACGCGGTCGGTGCGATCTCCGCGTTGCACGAGTGCCGGGAGGAGGCGGACCGGACCGGTGACGCGACGGCCCAGGCCTACGCGGTGCACCGCACGGGATGTCTGGCCCTCGTCACGGACGACATGGTCCGCGCGGAGGAACTGTTGCAGGACGCCCTGAGGCGCTACCGGGACCTCGGCGAGTTGAACAGCAATGTGCTGATGGCCCAGATCGAACTGGCGATGGCGGTCGGGTTCCGCGGGGACCTGGAGGCCGCTGCGGAGATCTGCCAGGAGGTCAGGGAGGTCTGCGAGGACCGCGGGGAGCGGTGGGCACTCTCCTACGCGCTCTTCGTGCTGGCCTACGCGCAGCTGCAGCAGGGGCGGCCGGAGTGCGCCCGGGAACTGCTCCGGGAGTCCCTGGCGATCGGCCACACCTTCCATGACCTGCTCGGGTCCGTCCTTGCCATGGAACTGCTGGCACTGGTCACGGCGGTCGAGGGGGATGCGGCGGAGGCAGCGGTGCTGCAGGGGGCCGCCGAGCGGATCTGGCCGTCGGTGGGGCTGCCGCTGTTCGGTTCGGCGTACTACGGCAGGCCCCGGGCGGAGTGCGAGCGGCTGGCACGGCGGGAGCTGGGCGACGCACGGTACGAATCGGGTCGGCGGGCGGGTGCACAGCTGGATCCGGACGCGGCGGTGGCACGGGCGCTGGCGTGCCGGCCCGTGGACCGTCCCGGCGTGAAGGCACAGCGGCGTGGTCCCGTACCGGCCCCGGACGGCAGAACGCGGAAGCCCGCCGCCTCCCCGGCTTCGGGGAGGGGCGGGCCTGAGCGCTGGTGA
- a CDS encoding DUF948 domain-containing protein, protein MAGILVAVFWAILVSFLAVVLVRLAQTLRATTKLVAEVTEQAVPLLADASATVRSAQTQLDKVDAIATDVQEVTSNASALSTTVASTFGGPLVKVAAFGYGVRQAIGRRTSSEAEPARRAPRRTVIVGRTVPSARAKKRGGRSSRGSKD, encoded by the coding sequence GTGGCCGGGATCCTGGTGGCCGTCTTCTGGGCGATCCTGGTCTCGTTCCTCGCCGTCGTCCTGGTGAGGCTGGCCCAGACGCTCAGGGCAACCACCAAGCTCGTGGCGGAAGTGACCGAACAGGCCGTTCCGCTGCTCGCCGACGCCTCCGCGACGGTGCGCTCCGCGCAGACCCAGCTCGACAAGGTCGACGCGATCGCGACGGACGTCCAGGAGGTCACCTCCAACGCCTCGGCGCTCTCCACCACCGTCGCATCGACCTTCGGCGGACCACTGGTCAAGGTGGCCGCGTTCGGCTACGGAGTGCGGCAGGCCATCGGCCGCCGGACCTCCTCGGAAGCCGAACCGGCCCGCCGGGCGCCGCGTCGCACGGTGATCGTCGGCCGTACGGTGCCGTCCGCGAGGGCCAAGAAGCGCGGCGGCAGAAGCTCCCGCGGATCGAAGGACTGA
- a CDS encoding DUF6167 family protein, with amino-acid sequence MFRRTFWFTAGAAAGVWATTKVNRKLKQLTPESLAARAADKAIEGGHKLKDFALDVRDGMVRREAELGEALGLQAPIDPELPVQRHFAVEAAEPAPAADATAHRKLPYNSYNDNSYNRNEDH; translated from the coding sequence ATGTTCCGCCGTACGTTCTGGTTCACCGCCGGCGCAGCCGCCGGTGTCTGGGCCACCACCAAGGTCAACCGGAAGCTCAAGCAACTGACCCCCGAGAGCCTGGCGGCGCGTGCCGCCGACAAGGCGATCGAGGGAGGTCACAAGCTCAAGGACTTCGCCCTGGACGTCCGCGACGGCATGGTCCGGCGCGAGGCCGAGCTGGGGGAGGCGCTGGGCCTGCAGGCACCGATCGACCCCGAGCTCCCGGTACAGCGTCATTTCGCGGTCGAGGCGGCCGAGCCCGCCCCGGCCGCAGACGCCACCGCCCACCGCAAGCTCCCCTACAACTCGTACAACGACAACTCGTACAACCGGAATGAGGACCACTGA
- the alaS gene encoding alanine--tRNA ligase produces MESAEIRRRWLSFFEERGHTVVPSASLIADDPTLLLVPAGMVPFKPYFLGEVKPPAPRVTSVQKCVRTPDIEEVGKTTRHGTFFQMCGNFSFGDYFKEGAISYAWEALTTSVADGGFGLDPERLWITVYLDDDEAEQIWRDKIGVPAERIQRLGKKDNFWSMGVPGPCGPCSEINYDRGPEFGVEGGPAVNDERYVEIWNLVFMQYERGAGDGKEDFPILGDLPSKNIDTGLGLERLAMILQDVQNLYEIDTSMAVIEKATELTGVRYGENHTSDVSLRVVTDHMRTSVMLIGDGVTPGNEGRGYVLRRIMRRAVRNMRLLGATGPVVAELVDTVIKSMGQQYPELITDRKRIETVALAEEAAFLKALKGGTNILDTAVTETKAAGGKVLAGDKAFLLHDTWGFPIDLTLEMAAEQGLAVDEDGFRRLMKEQRDRAKADAKAKKTGHADLSAYREVADKSGSTEFTGYTSTEGESTIVGLLVDGISSPAATEGDEVEVVLDRTPFYAEGGGQLADQGRIRLDTGAVIQVRDVQQPVPGVSVHKGTVQVGEVTVGATAYAAIDTTRRRAIARAHSATHLTHQALRDALGPTAAQAGSENSPGRFRFDFGSPAAVPGTVLTDVEQKINEVLSRELDVQAEVMSIDEAKKQGAIAEFGEKYGERVRVVTIGDFSKELCGGTHVHNTAQLGLVKLLGESSIGSGVRRIEALVGVDAYNFLAKEHTVVAQLQELVKGRPEELPEKVSAMLGKLKDAEKEIEKFRAEKVLQAAGGLADSAKDVRGVALVTGQVPDGTSADDLRRLVLDVRGRIQGGRPAVVALFTTANGRPLTVIATNEAARERGLKAGDLVRTAAKTLGGGGGGKPDVAQGGGQNPAAIGEAVAAVERLVTETA; encoded by the coding sequence ATGGAGTCGGCTGAAATTCGTCGCCGCTGGCTGAGCTTCTTCGAGGAGCGCGGGCACACCGTCGTGCCTTCGGCGTCGCTCATCGCGGACGACCCGACTCTGCTGCTGGTCCCCGCGGGCATGGTCCCCTTCAAGCCGTACTTCCTCGGCGAGGTCAAGCCGCCCGCCCCGCGCGTCACCAGCGTGCAGAAGTGCGTGCGTACGCCCGACATCGAAGAGGTCGGCAAGACCACCCGGCACGGCACCTTCTTCCAGATGTGCGGGAACTTCTCGTTCGGCGACTACTTCAAGGAAGGCGCCATCAGCTACGCCTGGGAGGCTCTCACCACCTCCGTGGCGGACGGCGGCTTCGGTCTCGACCCCGAGCGACTGTGGATCACGGTCTACCTCGACGACGACGAGGCCGAGCAGATCTGGCGCGACAAGATCGGCGTCCCGGCCGAACGCATCCAGCGTCTGGGCAAGAAGGACAACTTCTGGTCCATGGGCGTCCCCGGCCCGTGCGGCCCCTGCTCCGAGATCAACTACGACCGCGGCCCCGAATTCGGTGTCGAGGGCGGCCCGGCCGTCAACGACGAGCGCTACGTGGAGATCTGGAACCTGGTCTTCATGCAGTACGAGCGGGGCGCCGGCGACGGCAAGGAGGACTTCCCGATCCTCGGTGACCTGCCGTCCAAGAACATCGACACCGGCCTCGGCCTCGAGCGCCTCGCGATGATCCTGCAGGACGTGCAGAACCTGTACGAGATCGACACCTCGATGGCCGTCATCGAGAAGGCCACCGAGCTGACCGGGGTGCGCTACGGCGAGAACCACACCTCCGACGTCTCGCTCCGGGTCGTCACCGACCACATGCGTACATCCGTCATGCTCATCGGCGACGGTGTCACCCCCGGCAACGAGGGCCGCGGCTACGTCCTGCGCCGCATCATGCGCCGCGCCGTCCGCAACATGCGTCTCCTCGGCGCCACCGGGCCGGTCGTCGCCGAGCTCGTCGACACGGTCATCAAGTCGATGGGTCAGCAGTACCCGGAGCTGATCACCGACCGCAAGCGCATCGAGACCGTCGCGCTCGCCGAAGAGGCCGCCTTCCTGAAGGCGCTCAAGGGCGGCACCAACATCCTCGACACCGCCGTCACCGAGACCAAGGCCGCCGGCGGCAAGGTCCTCGCCGGCGACAAGGCGTTCCTGCTCCACGACACCTGGGGCTTCCCGATCGACCTCACCCTGGAGATGGCCGCCGAACAGGGCCTCGCCGTGGACGAGGACGGCTTCCGCCGCCTGATGAAGGAGCAGCGGGACCGTGCCAAGGCCGACGCCAAGGCCAAGAAGACCGGTCACGCCGACCTGTCCGCCTACCGCGAGGTGGCCGACAAGTCGGGCTCCACCGAGTTCACCGGCTACACCTCCACCGAGGGCGAGTCGACGATCGTCGGCCTCCTCGTCGACGGGATCTCCTCGCCCGCCGCCACCGAGGGCGACGAGGTCGAGGTCGTCCTCGACCGCACGCCGTTCTACGCCGAGGGCGGCGGCCAGCTCGCCGACCAGGGCCGGATCCGGCTCGACACCGGCGCCGTCATCCAGGTGCGCGACGTCCAGCAGCCGGTCCCGGGCGTCTCCGTGCACAAGGGCACGGTCCAGGTCGGCGAGGTGACGGTCGGCGCCACCGCCTACGCCGCGATCGACACCACCCGCCGCCGCGCCATCGCCCGCGCCCACAGCGCCACGCACCTCACGCACCAGGCGCTCCGTGACGCCCTCGGCCCGACGGCCGCCCAGGCCGGTTCGGAGAACTCGCCGGGCCGCTTCCGCTTCGACTTCGGTTCCCCCGCCGCCGTCCCCGGCACGGTCCTGACCGACGTGGAGCAGAAGATCAACGAGGTCCTCTCCCGGGAGCTCGACGTCCAGGCCGAGGTCATGTCGATCGACGAGGCCAAGAAGCAGGGCGCCATCGCCGAGTTCGGCGAGAAGTACGGCGAGCGGGTCCGGGTCGTCACCATCGGCGACTTCTCCAAGGAGCTCTGCGGCGGTACGCACGTCCACAACACCGCTCAGCTGGGTCTGGTGAAGCTGCTCGGCGAGTCGTCCATCGGCTCCGGCGTGCGCCGTATCGAGGCCCTCGTCGGCGTCGACGCGTACAACTTCCTGGCCAAGGAGCACACGGTCGTCGCCCAGCTCCAGGAGCTGGTCAAGGGCCGCCCCGAGGAGCTTCCTGAGAAGGTCTCCGCCATGCTCGGCAAGCTCAAGGACGCCGAGAAGGAGATCGAGAAGTTCCGCGCGGAGAAGGTTCTCCAGGCCGCCGGCGGACTCGCCGACTCCGCCAAGGACGTACGCGGTGTCGCCCTGGTCACCGGACAGGTGCCGGACGGGACGTCCGCCGACGACCTGCGCAGGCTGGTCCTCGACGTCCGGGGCCGCATCCAGGGCGGCCGCCCGGCCGTCGTGGCGCTGTTCACCACGGCCAACGGCCGCCCGCTCACCGTCATCGCCACCAACGAGGCCGCCCGCGAGCGTGGCCTCAAGGCCGGTGACCTGGTCCGTACGGCTGCCAAGACCCTCGGCGGCGGTGGCGGCGGCAAGCCGGACGTCGCCCAGGGCGGCGGCCAGAACCCCGCCGCCATCGGCGAGGCCGTCGCCGCTGTCGAACGCCTCGTCACCGAGACGGCGTGA
- the ruvX gene encoding Holliday junction resolvase RuvX yields the protein MRRGRRLAIDVGDARIGVASCDPDGILATPVETVPGRDVPAAHRRLGQIVEEYEPIEIIIGLPRSLGGGEGPAAAKVRLFAQEVARSAAPIPVRLVDERMTTVTASQGLRASGVKSKKGRSVIDQAAAVVILQNALESERASGKAPGEGVEVVV from the coding sequence ATGCGCCGTGGACGTCGCCTCGCGATCGACGTCGGGGACGCCCGGATCGGGGTCGCCTCGTGCGACCCCGACGGGATCCTCGCCACGCCGGTGGAAACCGTGCCGGGACGCGACGTCCCGGCCGCCCACCGGCGGCTGGGGCAGATCGTCGAGGAGTACGAGCCCATCGAGATCATCATCGGTCTGCCCAGATCCCTGGGTGGCGGTGAAGGGCCCGCCGCGGCCAAGGTCCGGCTGTTCGCCCAGGAGGTCGCCCGCTCGGCCGCACCCATTCCGGTGCGATTGGTGGACGAGAGGATGACCACAGTGACCGCGAGTCAGGGACTGCGCGCCTCGGGTGTGAAGTCCAAGAAGGGCCGGTCTGTCATCGATCAGGCTGCCGCTGTGGTGATCCTCCAGAACGCTCTGGAGTCGGAGCGGGCGTCAGGTAAAGCTCCGGGCGAAGGCGTCGAAGTGGTTGTCTGA